The Papaver somniferum cultivar HN1 chromosome 3, ASM357369v1, whole genome shotgun sequence genome includes a region encoding these proteins:
- the LOC113358797 gene encoding uncharacterized protein LOC113358797, with the protein METQVRDMKTIPVWVMIYNVPLHLWNKLGLSVITSYLGNPLMMDECTKKKTRLTCARLCVEIDVECSFPSSIPLWIDGVHIMDLHVEYQWKPAKCLKCSSFGHKLNSCSSQVGKKKTLWTNKKDQQHHPKPVTVASEKVASIVEGGETNAINDLNGLHCSVLNANDHLDGSIIEGNVTNGVGIEVTKENHTFEKGLENTDALEMASLLPVSEPELVEKGSEPELVDQLIVDSVLKASSTTVDPCVERCVIGERVFE; encoded by the exons ATGGAAACTCAAGTCAGAG ATATGAAGACTATTCCAGTATGGGTTATGATATACAATGTTCCTCTACATTTATGGAATAAACTAGGGTTGAGTGTGATTACAAGTTATCTTGGAAATCCATTGATGATGGATGAATGCACAAAGAAGAAAACCAGGCTCACTTGTGCTAGATTGTGTGTGGAAATTGATGTAGAATGTTCATTCCCTAGCTCCATCCCTCTTTGGATTGATGGTGTGCATATCATGGATTTACACGTAGAATATCAATGGAAACCTGCAAAATGCTTGAAGTGTTCATCGTTTGGACATAAACTTAACTCTTGCTCTTCTCAAGTGGGAAAGAAAAAGACTCTTTGGACTAATAAGAAAGACCAGCAGCATCATCCAAAGCCGGTGACAGTGGCTAGTGAAAAGGTTGCTTCGATTGTAGAAGGGGGTGAGACAAATGCAATAAATGATCTGAATGGTCTTCACTGTTCGGTATTGAATGCAAATGATCATTTAGATGGTAGCATTATAGAAGGAAATGTGACAAATGGAGTTGGGATTGAGGTTACAAAGGAAAATCATACATTTGAGAAAGGATTGGAGAACACGGATGCTTTAGAAATGGCATCTCTTTTACCTGTGTCAGAGCCTGAATTAGTTGAGAAAGGGTCAGAGCCTGAATTAGTGGACCAATTGATAGTTGATTCTGTTCTGAAAGCTTCATCCACTACAGTTGACCCATGTGTAGAGAGGTGTGTGATTGGGGAGAGGGTTTTTGAATAA